One Grus americana isolate bGruAme1 chromosome Z, bGruAme1.mat, whole genome shotgun sequence DNA window includes the following coding sequences:
- the RAI14 gene encoding ankycorbin isoform X3 has translation MMTHGADVTAQDGAGHSALHLAAKNSHPNCIKRLLQSKCPADSTDNSGKTALHYAAACGCLQAVQLLCEHKCPINVKDLDGNIPLLLAVQNGHTEVCKHLLDHGADINTRDKNGRTALMIACEAGSLNMVEAFLRKGADVSLVDVFGQNALHYSKLSENTGIQNLLSSKLSQDVDTKSPTKAKQHDQGSKLSSERSGTPKKRKAPPPPISPIQLSDLSSPHSSTSTPMTGKGQAFFADQVCKQEEFSPSHRDNKDRLSDSTTGADSLLDVSSEADQQDLLLLMQAKIASLTLHNKELQDKLQERTPKVDSTVESYHSTQTQSEQTADKQNEFSAQELKSTLNATQIQEKLTSPSEVKMKYFQEDLKDVQRKLENSEAKRKHIEAQVQSRVPETDHLNSTDISDNGSDLNLKVQETQNRYEEAVKEALNVQRQMKLGLVSSENEETSSDLSRLKVTCGEVEMLKQELKRALEESERQKEKVRELQKKFEEREQNVASKLSVEECEEMKNSYCSVIDNINQEKALLIERYREGQEEIKRLQDKLTTQTQLKSSAEAGEMKDATHRVTDELSRQLSELSQLYKEAQTELEDYKRKTLNDIALDYIPRDEHEKLMQVTNSLKYKAENELSEMKSQYTKVLDEAEELKQLLDAQKQNSLPITEHHQVMNTLRNTVKEMEEEINGLKGLLTNKESEVRNLQKELLEEKAAINEAMVPKATYEKLQSSLEGEVHVLSSKLKDVIQEKENVSLDAMQLRNEVLHLKEEKEGMHTLLEAKEREVTGLHQKYHQAQEDLLEMKRYSESSSKLEEDKDKKINEMSKEVSKLKEALNSLSQLSYSTSAPKRQSQQLEALQQQVKQLQNQLTETKKQHQEIVSVYRMHLLYAVQGQMDEDVQKVLKQILSMCKSQSQKK, from the exons AGTAAATGTCCTGCAGACAGCACTGACAATTCTGGGAAAACAGCTTTACATTATGCAG CTGCATGTGGTTGTCTTCAGGCAGTTCAACTTCTGTGTGAACACAAATGTCCAATTAACGTCAAAGATTTG GATGGGAACATACCTCTGCTGCTTGCAGTACAAAATGGTCATACAGAAGTCTGCAAACACCTTCTGGATCATGGAGCAGACATCAACACAAGGGATAAAAATGGAAG AACTGCTTTGATGATAGCTTGTGAAGCTGGTAGCCTTAACATGGTAGAAGCCTTCCTTAGGAAAGGTGCCGATGTCAGTTTAGTAGATGTCTTTGGACAGAATGCCCTGCATTACTCCAAGCTCTCTGAGAATACAGGGATCCAGAATCTCCTGTCATCAAAGTTATCTCAGGATGTGG ATACCAAGTCaccaacaaaagcaaagcag CATGATCAAGGCTCTAAATTAAGTTCAGAAAGAAGTGGAACTCCAAAAAAACGCAAAGCCCCACCTCCTCCTATCAGTCCTATTCAG CTTAGTGATTTGTCCTCTCCACACTCATCAACTTCAACTCCCATGACTGGAAAAGGGCAGGCTTTCTTTGCTGATCAAGTGTGCAAG CAGGAAGAATTCAGCCCCTCGCATCGAGATAACAAAGACAGACTGAGTGACAGCACAACAG gTGCTGATAGTTTATTGGATGTGAGTTCTGAAGCTGACCAGCAAGATCTACTGCTGTTGATGCAAGCAAAAATTGCTTCTTTGACATTGCACAATAAGGAGCTGCAGGACAAATTACAG GAAAGAACACCTAAAGTGGATTCAACTGTAGAATCCTATCATTCAACCCAAACACAGTCTGAGCAAACAGCAGATAAACAAAATGAGTTCTCAGCTCAGGAGCTGAAGTCTACATTAAACGCCACTCAAATTCAAGAAAAGTTGACAAGCCCCAGTGAAGTAAAAATGAAGTACTTCCAGGAAGACTTAAAGGATGTGCAGAGGAAATTAGAGAATTCTGAAGCCAAAAGAAAGCACATAGAAGCTCAGGTCCAGTCTCGAGTCCCAGAAACAGATCACTTAAATAGCACAGACATTTCAGACAATGGTTCTGATCTTAACCTGAAGGTCCAAGAAACTCAAAACAGGTATGAGGAAGCGGTGAAAGAGGCTTTGAATGTACAAAGGCAAATGAAGTTGGGTCttgtttcctctgaaaatgaagaaaccaGTTCTGATCTGAGTAGGTTGAAGGTTACATGTGGAGAAGTAGAAATGCTTAAGCAAGAATTGAAGAGAGCATTGGAGGAaagtgaaagacaaaaagagaaagtgagagAGCTACAGAAGAAGTTTGAAGAAAGAGAGCAGAATGTGGCAAGCAAATTGTCTGTGGAAGAGTGTGAGGAAATGAAGAATTCATATTGTTCAGTTATTGATAACATTAATCAAGAGAAAGCATTGTTGATTGAGAGGTACAGGGAAGGGcaagaggaaattaaaaggcTACAGGACAAGCTGACAACTCAGACACAGTTGAAATCTAGTGCTGAAGCTGGAGAAATGAAAGATGCGACACACAGAGTGACAGATGAGCTCAGCAGGCAACTTAGTGAATTGTCTCAGTTGTACAAAGAAGCACAAACAGAGCTTGAAGACTATAAGAGAAAAACTCTAAATGACATAGCTTTGGACTACATTCCTAGAGATGAACATGAGAAACTGATGCAGGTAACAAATTCTTTGAAATATAAAGCAGAGAATGAGTTATCAGAAATGAAATCCCAGTACACAAAAGTATTAGATGAAGCAGAAGAACTAAAGCAACTGTTAGATGCTCAGAAACAAAACTCTTTGCCAATTACTGAACACCATCAGGTGATGAATACACTCAGAAATACTGTAAAGGagatggaggaagaaataaatgggCTCAAAGGACTGCTTACCAACAAGGAAAGTGAAGTAAGAAACTTGCAGAAGGAattactggaagaaaaagctgcaatTAATGAAGCAATGGTACCCAAGGCTACGTATGAAAAGCTCCAGTCATCACTAGAGGGTGAAGTTCATGTTTTGTCATCCAAACTGAAGGATGTAAtccaagagaaggaaaatgtgtcCTTAGATGCCATGCAACTGAGAAATGAAGTTTTGCActtgaaagaagagaaggaaggtaTGCATACTCTGCTCGAAGCAAAGGAACGGGAGGTGACTGGTCTTCACCAAAAGTACCATCAAGCTCAAGAAGATCttcttgaaatgaaaagatattCTGAAAGCTCATCAAAACTGGAAGAGGATAAAGATAAAAAG ATCAATGAAATGTCCAAGGAAGTTAGCAAACTAAAAGAAGCACTGAACAGCCTTTCTCAGCTTTCCTACTCAACCAGTGCCCCCAAAAGACaaagccagcagctggaggcatTACAGCAACAAGTGAAGCAGTTGCAAAACCAACTGACT gaaacaaagaaacaacatCAGGAAATTGTCTCAGTTTACAGGATGCATCTTCTCTATGCTGTGCAG GGTCAAATGGATGAAGATGTCCAGAAAGTGCTTAAACAAATTCTGTCGATGTGTAAAAGCCAGTCACAGAAGaagtaa
- the RAD1 gene encoding cell cycle checkpoint protein RAD1, with product MPFSTQPSASGEQYVLTASLDNARHLSSLLRAVHFQDHATCFATANGIRVTVEDAKCIQANAFIQAEIFQEFSVQEESVTFRINLSVLLDCLTIFGTSSLPGTSTALRMCYRGYGYPLMLFLEEGGVVTVCKINTQEPDELLDFDFCSTKVVNKIILQSEGLREAFAELDMTSEVLQITMSPDKPYFRLSTFGNAGSAHLDYPRDSDLMEAFHCNQTQTNRYKISLLKPSTKALALSCKVSIRTDAQGFLSLQYMIRNEDGQICFVEYYCCPDEDITEAEL from the exons ATGCCGTTCTCCACGCAGCCGTCTGCTAGCGGCGAGCAGTACGTGCTGACCGCCAGCTTGGACAACGCCCGCCATCTCTCCAGCCTCCTCAGGGCTGTCCACTTCCAGGACCACGCCACCTGCTTCGCCACGGCCAATGGCATCAGGGTGACGGTGGAGGACGCCAAATGCATCCAGGCCAATGCCTTCATTCAG GCAGAAATTTTTCAGGAATTTTCTGTTCAGGAGGAATCAGTGACATTCCGGATCAATTTGTCTGTTCTTCTCGACTGCTTGACCATTTTTGGTACCAGTTCTTTGCCAG GAACTTCAACAGCCCTTAGGATGTGTTACCGTGGTTATGGTTATCCATTGATGCTGTTCTTGGAAGAAGGAGGAGTAGTGACAGTGTGCAAAATTAACACTCAAGAACCTGATGAGCTGTTAGACTTTGATTTCTGCAGTACAAAGGTTGTTAATAAAATTATCCTGCAGTCAGAGGGGCTACGAGAAGCATTTGCCGAACTGGATATGACCAGTGAAGTTCTGCAGATTACGATGTCTCCCGATAAACCCtacttcag GTTATCCACCTTTGGAAACGCAGGAAGTGCACATCTGGACTACCCTAGGGACTCCGATTTGATGGAAGCATTCCACTGTAACCAGACCCAGACAAACAG gtACAAGATTTCTTTGCTTAAACCATCTACAAAGGCACTGGCTTTATCATGTAAAGTGTCCATTAGAACAGATGCTCAAGGATTTCTTTCACTGCAGTATATGATTAGGAATGAAGATGGACAGATCTGTTTTGTGGAATACTATTGTTGCCCTGATGAGGATATTACTGAAGCAGAACTGTAG
- the BRIX1 gene encoding ribosome biogenesis protein BRX1 homolog isoform X1: MAVAKRKHDAPSARPKKRAKRASGAPEPDAKPGADGAVPEEYSIPPPVSQGKWKNKERVLIFSSRGINFRTRHLMQDLRTLMPHSKADTKMDRKDQLFVINEVCEMKNCNKCIFFEAKKKQDLYMWLSNTPQGPSAKFLVQNVHTLAELKMTGNCLRGSRPLLSFDPTFDKEPHYALLKELFIQIFSTPQYHPKSQPFVDHVFTFTVTDERIWFRNYQIIEEDASLVEIGPRFVLNLIKIFQGSFGGPTLYENPHYRSPNMHRRLIRLSVAAKFREKQQVKEVQMIKKKGSKVLIEEDPTEVVFETPAEEKPVEIQLVKPESKPIVKDKKKPRKIQRKKQKKLFRTEASA, translated from the exons ATGGCGGTGGCCAAGAGGAAGCATGACGCTCCATCTGCGCGGCCGAAGAAGCGAGCTAAGAGGGCCTCGGGCGCGCCCGAGCCGGATGCGAAGCCGGGCGCGGACGGAGCGGTCCCGGAGGAGTACAGCATCCCGCCGCCGGTCTCCCAG GGTAAATGGAAAAACAAGGAGCGAgtgcttattttctcttctcgTGGGATTAATTTCAGAACAAGACACCTAATGCAAGACTTAAGAACACTGATGCCTCACTCTAAAGCAG ATACTAAAATGGACCGTAAAGACCAGTTGTTTGTAATTAATGAG GTGTGCGAAATGAAAAACTGCAATAAGTGCATCTTTTTTGAAGCCAAAAAGAAACAGGATCTCTATATGTG GCTTTCAAATACACCACAGGGACCCTCAGCTAAATTCTTAGTGCAGAATG TTCACACACTGGCTGAATTGAAGATGACAGGAAACTGCCTAAGGGGCTCACGGCCCCTTTTGTCTTTTGATCCA aCATTCGACAAGGAGCCACACTATGCCCTgctaaaagaattgtttattcAG atatttagTACACCACAGTATCACCCCAAAAGCCAGCCTTTTGTAGATCATGTTTTCACCTTCACTGTCACAGACGAGAGGATCTGGTTTCGGAATTACCAG ATAATAGAAGAAGATGCATCTCTAGTAGAAATTGGGCCTCGTTTTGTCCTGAACCTCATAAAAATATTCCAAGGTAGCTTTGGAGGACCAACTCTGTATGAAAATCCCCATTATCGGTCCCCAAATATG catCGACGGCTGATAAGATTGTCAGTGGCGGCTAAGTTTAGAGAGAAACAGCAAGTGAAGGAAGTACAAATGATtaagaaaaaaggcagtaaGGTGCTTATTGAAGAAGATCCCACTGAAGTGGTCTTTGAAACTCCAGCTGAAGAAAAGCCAGTGGAAATACAGCTTGTGAAACCAGAGTCAAAGCCAATTGTTAAAGATAAAAAGAAGCCACGCAAAATtcagaggaagaagcaaaaaaagcttttcagaactGAAGCATCAGCATGA
- the BRIX1 gene encoding ribosome biogenesis protein BRX1 homolog isoform X2 has translation MTLHLRGRRSELRGPRARPSRMRSRARTERSRRSTASRRRSPRTRHLMQDLRTLMPHSKADTKMDRKDQLFVINEVCEMKNCNKCIFFEAKKKQDLYMWLSNTPQGPSAKFLVQNVHTLAELKMTGNCLRGSRPLLSFDPTFDKEPHYALLKELFIQIFSTPQYHPKSQPFVDHVFTFTVTDERIWFRNYQIIEEDASLVEIGPRFVLNLIKIFQGSFGGPTLYENPHYRSPNMHRRLIRLSVAAKFREKQQVKEVQMIKKKGSKVLIEEDPTEVVFETPAEEKPVEIQLVKPESKPIVKDKKKPRKIQRKKQKKLFRTEASA, from the exons ATGACGCTCCATCTGCGCGGCCGAAGAAGCGAGCTAAGAGGGCCTCGGGCGCGCCCGAGCCGGATGCGAAGCCGGGCGCGGACGGAGCGGTCCCGGAGGAGTACAGCATCCCGCCGCCGGTCTCCCAG AACAAGACACCTAATGCAAGACTTAAGAACACTGATGCCTCACTCTAAAGCAG ATACTAAAATGGACCGTAAAGACCAGTTGTTTGTAATTAATGAG GTGTGCGAAATGAAAAACTGCAATAAGTGCATCTTTTTTGAAGCCAAAAAGAAACAGGATCTCTATATGTG GCTTTCAAATACACCACAGGGACCCTCAGCTAAATTCTTAGTGCAGAATG TTCACACACTGGCTGAATTGAAGATGACAGGAAACTGCCTAAGGGGCTCACGGCCCCTTTTGTCTTTTGATCCA aCATTCGACAAGGAGCCACACTATGCCCTgctaaaagaattgtttattcAG atatttagTACACCACAGTATCACCCCAAAAGCCAGCCTTTTGTAGATCATGTTTTCACCTTCACTGTCACAGACGAGAGGATCTGGTTTCGGAATTACCAG ATAATAGAAGAAGATGCATCTCTAGTAGAAATTGGGCCTCGTTTTGTCCTGAACCTCATAAAAATATTCCAAGGTAGCTTTGGAGGACCAACTCTGTATGAAAATCCCCATTATCGGTCCCCAAATATG catCGACGGCTGATAAGATTGTCAGTGGCGGCTAAGTTTAGAGAGAAACAGCAAGTGAAGGAAGTACAAATGATtaagaaaaaaggcagtaaGGTGCTTATTGAAGAAGATCCCACTGAAGTGGTCTTTGAAACTCCAGCTGAAGAAAAGCCAGTGGAAATACAGCTTGTGAAACCAGAGTCAAAGCCAATTGTTAAAGATAAAAAGAAGCCACGCAAAATtcagaggaagaagcaaaaaaagcttttcagaactGAAGCATCAGCATGA